The following are encoded in a window of Phaeodactylum tricornutum CCAP 1055/1 chromosome 29, whole genome shotgun sequence genomic DNA:
- a CDS encoding predicted protein, which yields CPKTCPGDMFCGNRRITNGEFRTVRVVEAGRKGRGLVVEEDVDVGDMILEYVGRAVPQKQLAKYFRRYQHDRRLYIMSLGDGIYIDARSKGGLARYINHSCEPNCQVQRWKVKGVLRAVVVPTRSLSAGTELTFDYQWERQRGRAATKCYCGTPSCRGTLEVIP from the coding sequence TGTCCCAAAACCTGTCCCGGCGACATGTTCTGCGGGAATCGCCGTATCACTAACGGGGAGTTCCGAACGGTCCGGGTCGTGGAAGCGGGTCGCAAAGGCCGGGGACTCgtcgtggaagaagacgTCGACGTCGGGGATATGATTTTGGAATACGTCGGCCGCGCGGTGCCCCAAAAACAACTCGCCAAGTACTTTCGACGTTACCAACACGATCGTCGGTTGTACATTATGAGTTTGGGAGACGGTATTTACATCGACGCACGCTCGAAGGGAGGTCTGGCTCGGTATATTAACCACTCGTGTGAACCCAACTGCCAAGTCCAGCGCTGGAAGGTCAAGGGCGTACTAcgtgccgtcgtcgtcccgaCCCGCAGCCTCTCTGCCGGTACGGAACTCACGTTTGATTATCAGTGGGAACGACAACGGGGAAGGGCCGCCACCAAATGCTACTGTGGGACGCCGTCGTGTCGAGGGACGCTGGAAGTCATCCCC
- a CDS encoding predicted protein: DLISAFVHCHSNYFVIRTVQADQIIVDQSGVAKLGGLYRGTKKDDRKKDDEDVSANPYAAPEILLGSPKFTMESDIWALGCLLAQLLLSKPLFVGKDRVSLLTAQYKIVGTPSKKNFLEAAKFPYYFKPAKMYKRGVDRALGHMLKNQGETHTKAINLIASMLHLDPSQRCTAAEALGH; this comes from the exons GACCTTATCTCAGCATTTGTCCATTGCCATTCCAATTATTTTGTTATTCGTACTGTTCAAGCGGATCAGATAATTGTTGATCAAAGCGGTGTCGCCAAGCTTGGTGGCTTATACCGAGGAACC AAAAAAGACGATAGGAAaaaggacgacgaggacgttTCCGCCAACCCCTATGCTGCTCCGGAAATTTTACTTGGATCCCCAAAATTCACGATGGAGAGCGATATTTGGGCACTAGGATGTCTTCTGGCGCAGCTGCTTTTAAGCAAACCGCTCTTTGTTGGCAAGGATCGGGTATCGTTGCTGACTGCACAGTACAAGATCGTCGGAACCCCTTCAAAAAAGAACTTTCTGGAAGCAGCCAAGTTTCCCTACTATTTCAAACCAGCTAAAATGTACAAACGCGGTGTGGATCGAGCTCTTGGCCACATGCTAAAGAATCAGGGTGAAACGCATACCAAAGCTATCAATCTGATTGCCAGCATGCTACACTTGGACCCAAGCCAGCGGTGTACAGCGGCTGAAGCACTGGGGCAC
- a CDS encoding predicted protein gives MSTTTNTAAAAAAAATVSSAALALKPSETPLWELNADAVEAWMKERGVLWPHVSHADDTSDPHSSNPSIQLAAVATVLWKNLLTAFDALRIVPQELTTADDEEEEDRKFKKRKRQRFLLHDPYHVWIHVLTSEQRHLDPVEWNQDEQDEIPTTLGGKLAQLSLGGLVNGLAGLAQNPPLLDQPTPLASKLAKLDPALMPTASNLSLIDLYRNMALPLYRALQVRVHGDILTTTPLRIQHMLAPDLTRAEFQTVRKRIYETVILGKGMHVNEDDTDPTLATGNSSQVHDVEKFKRCPTCGNNDQANFILDRKNGDVICQVCGTVVSESLMHEGSQFRKFEGEVDRNHHGDMANPLYSNAHNLSTTLGGLTQTTGAGGAGWGANGVAGGGAGKKNLETILRNAHAYTELNVSQFGKTDRRTRVGYKDKQKKDAFLQMTHVGDALNLHEAVVQRAKELFAGFRDDRELVQQFKPVIAACLCEAFEQLSSQGQKILKQQADEISPEVAEERERQQAAMKQSKRATRRNELHHATLAGKGGLLLDFSNVEPTKAAEIPSSVAVEKPAATWDLEDCRSWLLEASRSIAQQWVQEREKATNAAAAKIVPQGSLEELEGGLVEHSIVLCEHLEQELQRRNTVDTGSKRLVTPRVQDMSKLGIRWQHSHERGSGGKGGVGGSGQAAISSGRTAGQVLILKTAKKLGSVLKDPVAGEAIHRELRGVVGRQEAKKLKERREEASRQRLQQMKRKPWLQAKAQAVDS, from the coding sequence ATGAGTACGACCACGAATACGGCGGCGGCCGCAGCCGCGGCGGCAACCGTGTCGAGTGCCGCGTTGGCGTTAAAACCGTCCGAAACGCCGCTATGGGAATTAAACGCCGATGCCGTCGAAGCGTGGATGAAGGAACGCGGGGTCCTGTGGCCCCACGTCTCTCACGCAGATGATACATCCGACCCACACTCGAGCAATCCATCGATACAGTTAGCCGCCGTCGCCACCGTCTTGTGGAAGAATCTTTTGACCGCCTTTGACGCCCTGAGGATTGTCCCGCAAGAATTGACGACAgcagacgacgaagaggaggaggaccGGAAGTTCAAGAAACGTAAACGTCAACGGTTTCTACTCCACGATCCGTACCACGTCTGGATACACGTTTTGACGTCCGAGCAGCGACATCTCGACCCGGTGGAATGGAACCAGGATGAACAAGACGAGATTCCCACGACTCTGGGTGGAAAGTTGGCGCAGTTGAGTTTGGGCGGTCTCGTCAACGGTCTCGCTGGTCTTGCCCAGAATCCGCCACTCCTGGACCAACCCACGCCACTGGCGTCCAAATTGGCGAAACTCGATCCCGCACTCATGCCCACGGCGAGCAACTTGTCCCTGATTGATTTGTATCGGAACATGGCACTCCCGTTGTACCGCGCACTGCAAGTAAGGGTACACGGAGATATTCTGACCACCACTCCGCTCCGGATACAGCATATGCTGGCGCCCGATTTGACGCGCGCCGAATTCCAAACGGTCCGCAAGCGCATTTACGAAACCGTCATTCTCGGCAAGGGCATGCACGTGAACGAGGACGATACGGACCCGACACTGGCCACGGGCAACTCGTCACAAGTGCACGACGTGGAAAAGTTCAAACGCTGTCCAACCTGCGGTAACAACGATCAGGCGAATTTCATCCTCGATCGTAAGAATGGCGACGTGATTTGTCAAGTCTGTGGTACGGTCGTCTCGGAATCGCTCATGCACGAAGGATCACAATTTCGCAAATTTGAAGGGGAAGTGGACCGGAATCATCACGGGGATATGGCCAATCCATTATACTCCAACGCGCACAATCTAAGTACGACACTCGGTGGTCTGACGCAAACGACCGGTGCGGGCGGGGCCGGCTGGGGGGCCAACGGCGTGGCGGGTGGGGGCGCTGGGAAGAAAAATCTCGAAACCATTCTCCGCAACGCTCACGCGTATACCGAACTCAACGTTTCGCAATTCGGCAAAACGGACCGGCGGACGCGTGTCGGCTATAAGgacaagcaaaagaaagacgcGTTTTTGCAAATGACCCACGTGGGGGATGCCTTGAATCTGCACGAAGCCGTCGTTCAGCGGGCCAAGGAATTGTTTGCCGGCTTTCGTGACGACCGTGAACTCGTTCAACAGTTTAAACCCGTCATTGCGGCATGCCTCTGCGAAGCCTTTGAACAGCTTAGTTCGCAAGGACagaaaattttgaaacaaCAAGCTGACGAGATTTCTCCAGAAGTTGCCGAAGAGCGTGAACGACAACAAGCGGCAATGAAGCAGTCCAAACGCGCCACACGACGCAATGAATTGCATCATGCCACGCTAGCAGGCAAAGGCGGTTTGTTGCTAGATTTTTCCAATGTGGAACCCACAAAAGCAGCCGAGATACCATCATCCGTAGCCGTTGAGAAGCCCGCCGCCACGTGGGATTTGGAAGACTGCAGGTCTTGGTTGCTAGAGGCCTCCCGCAGTATAGCTCAGCAGTGGGTTCAGGAACGGGAAAAGGCTACGAATGCTGCCGCGGCCAAAATCGTTCCACAGGGCAGCTTGGAAGAGCTAGAAGGCGGTTTGGTGGAACACTCCATTGTTCTGTGTGAACATTTGGAGCAGGAACTACAACGCCGCAACACTGTAGACACGGGATCCAAGCGCCTAGTAACTCCTCGGGTTCAGGATATGTCCAAGCTGGGCATTCGATGGCAGCATTCCCACGAACGAGGCTCGGGAGGGAAGGGCGGTGTTGGTGGATCAGGTCAAGCAGCGATTTCAAGTGGACGAACAGCCGGGCAAGTTCTCATTCTCAAAACAGCGAAAAAGTTGGGGTCCGTGTTAAAGGATCCGGTAGCAGGCGAAGCAATTCATAGAGAATTACGCGGTGTTGTTGGCCGACAGGAAGCAAAAAAGCTCAAAGAGAGACGGGAAGAAGCGTCGAGACAGCGATTGCAGCAAATGAAGCGCAAACCTTGGTTACAAGCCAAAGCGCAGGCTGTTGATTCATAG
- a CDS encoding predicted protein, translating into MIRLAILVLRALCIGHLSIGSSLAMRAPDMPPLPEVSISGHHTSDYTAKQNHPTSYVSSPSFKGPLKASKTIGYSSSEVSLRTRLAQYVAENDTNLPFLRKPFRSASVTSPPPLVASERPSTQMILNAILQQLVAHNAPIDAKEVMESTEFYLSLRKRIGAPLQIVDACAGHGLTGLLFAAGNPGLQRLHVNLVDAREPASFAVLRDLMTDVCPWIRDRVTYHAQPIQEYATSMRDKGTSRDRNAPTAVIGTHACGSLTDEVLHLATEALEAASVAVLPCCYTGMAKTVPYGVQRAHGVAWAADLRRSFWLAEQGYHVDFACIPSEITPMNRILIAEKRKMDKYTAQNKR; encoded by the coding sequence ATGATCAGGCTAGCAATACTCGTGCTGCGGGCTCTGTGCATCGGGCATCTATCGATCGGATCAAGTTTGGCGATGCGGGCGCCCGACATGCCTCCACTGCCGGAAGTTTCCATATCGGGACACCACACCTCCGACTATACCGCCAAGCAGAATCATCCTACATCCTACGTCTCTTCGCCTTCATTCAAAGGCCCCTTGAAAGCATCGAAGACTATCGGATATTCGTCCTCGGAAGTATCACTTCGCACGAGACTCGCCCAGTACGTCGCCGAAAACGATACCAATCTTCCCTTCCTCCGGAAGCCTTTCAGATCCGCATCAGTGACATCGCCACCGCCATTGGTAGCTTCGGAACGACCTAGTACCCAAATGATCCTCAACGCCATTTTGCAACAGCTTGTGGCCCACAATGCGCCTATTGATGCCAAGGAAGTGATGGAAAGTACGGAGTTTTACCTATCTCTTCGCAAACGCATCGGGGCGCCGCTCCAGATCGTCGATGCGTGCGCGGGACACGGCTTGACTGGTCTACTCTTTGCCGCAGGCAATCCCGGTCTCCAACGTCTACATGTAAATCTTGTGGATGCCCGAGAACCGGCGTCCTTCGCCGTTCTACGCGACCTCATGACGGACGTTTGTCCCTGGATACGAGATCGCGTCACATACCACGCGCAACCAATACAAGAATATGCGACTTCTATGCGGGATAAGGGTACCAGTAGGGATCGGAACGCACCAACTGCTGTCATTGGCACTCACGCCTGTGGCAGCTTGACGGACGAGGTCCTACATTTGGCAACCGAAGCACTCGAAGCTGCTAGCGTTGCCGTCTTGCCCTGCTGTTACACCGGAATGGCCAAGACGGTACCGTACGGCGTTCAGCGGGCACACGGAGTAGCCTGGGCGGCCGATCTCCGACGTTCTTTTTGGTTGGCGGAGCAAGGCTATCACGTAGACTTTGCCTGTATCCCTTCCGAAATTACTCCCATGAATCGCATCCTAATTGCCGAGAAGCGAAAAATGGACAAATATACTGCACAAAATAAGAGGTAA
- a CDS encoding predicted protein, whose translation MHAAATTEMPTSESLVPSSPPLLPESRGPHVYAVLYTKHKSQKQKVWHDGKLVVPMPTHVSSSSSIHRGILYPAVPTPGTGDGVLDEIEWSHHHCHSSVVMGTRLETEQYLVEVQGPWVPSHTNPDNNNDHHDKNNGYPSRTTVPSKGMQKLLRHKFRKPPTKLPDVPPATSFLHRRKRPLQPGELTKSQRYSGLSHVTEPTGTHSQPPSAPPGPQQPPPPSGRFPPSWSTMMDATVHPPATKSLPTHRVPSDFHTRPNGFDPASFYGEDEEDDDDKNDNQNGVATAWNSLYLAETMQTSASTLSSLGTTPEPFPTNPDKESFNTTPVAAAAAATTTSQKIVRPATARVKDTGDNGSGITDATASAVPTKSNFGSTESTVVPSKPTRETLSNAELLSLFGAAPVRTAATLLPGRPQPSDIPPDDHHSFTLPLNADSEDSSEDE comes from the coding sequence ATGCACGCCGCGGCTACCACGGAGATGCCAACGTCGGAGTCCTTGGTTCCTTCTTCACCACCATTGTTACCCGAGTCGCGGGGTCCCCACGTCTACGCTGTTCTCTACACCAAACACAAGAGTCAAAAACAAAAAGTGTGGCACGACGGGAAACTCGTCGTGCCAATGCCGACCCacgtctcgtcgtcgtcgtcaatcCATCGTGGAATCTTGTACCCCGCCGTACCAACGCCCGGTACCGGAGACGGTgttctcgacgaaatcgaatGGAGCCACCACCACTGTCACTCGTCAGTAGTAATGGGGACACGACTCGAAACGGAACAATACTTGGTGGAAGTTCAAGGACCCTGGGTACCGTCTCACACGAAccccgacaacaacaatgaccACCACGACAAGAACAACGGGTACCCGTCACGAACGACGGTTCCCTCGAAAGGCATGCAAAAACTCTTGCGGCACAAATTTCGCAAGCCTCCCACGAAACTACCCGACGTACCACCAGCCACCTCGTTTCTACACCGTCGCAAACGGCCGTTGCAACCGGGCGAACTGACAAAGAGTCAGCGTTATTCGGGCCTGTCGCACGTCACGGAACCCACCGGGACGCACTCGCAACCACCGTCGGCACCACCCGGACCGcaacaaccaccaccaccgtcgGGGAGGTTCCCTCCGTCATGGTCGACAATGATGGATGCTACCGTTCACCCACCAGCAACAAAGTCTCTGCCAACACACCGTGTGCCGTCCGATTTCCATACTCGTCCCAACGGATTTGATCCGGCTAGCTTTTACGGggaagatgaggaagacgacgacgacaaaaatgACAACCAAAATGGAGTAGCGACGGCCTGGAATTCCCTTTATCTAGCAGAGACAATGCAAACCTCGGCTTCGACCTTATCCTCGCTCGGAACTACTCCGGAACCTTTTCCTACAAACCCCGACAAGGAATCATTCAACACGACTcccgttgctgctgctgctgctgctactactacttCCCAAAAAATAGTCCGGCCAGCAACAGCTCGCGTGAAGGACACTGGTGACAACGGTTCGGGAATAACCGACGCGACAGCCAGTGctgttccaacaaaaagTAATTTCGGCAGCACCGAGTCTACGGTAGTTCCATCGAAACCAACGCGCGAAACTTTGTCGAACGCGGAACTCTTGAGCTTATTTGGAGCCGCCCCGGTAAGGACCGCCGCCACGTTGTTGCCGGGACGGCCGCAACCATCCGACATTCCCCCAGACGACCATCACTCGTTTACACTCCCACTCAATGCGGATAGTGAAGACTCGTCCGAGGACGAATAA
- a CDS encoding predicted protein: MTSGQTSMPGKEEDEEEWIFTLRIPSSSAKDAAGGVYELSQSQPPPTLSTHASSSGSFMNTNNSNDSVSVDETAEQEALLVAGAATQQIIRPPSQHSSANRNTDCATDIPSGWTWQSPYWSLQSDVVLQATYPCLPVIPDALQKAWEGHVHNMRQAHDSNLSNKNSSSHTASKSDTVAGPTIIFCLPTKQVDPPLLWKVEFGGASNMSQTPIALENLTVLDGQLQQFRNTVPSPTHIYIHGYQSWSFAGSIVKGQDQPQSAMPDFLSRAFNYGGSPPPVSDDVLTYVPPLSHNHIHRDNDGDAYTGPQSWKTHYQSDFFTCVTSDGTIPSFWTSRREKQFPFQALDETGGPGLVLGWLSQREQYGVIMADVDLRRYAMHVSGHGQIIWGRGSGSTTTNTIALETDWAYAQLIAPHSYDEEPMVHYLEAAAGYNQARPLRNGSLLTGWCSWYHFYENITAAWGDWDSVKPGAFPQGMAAVARDIVAQGGMRAGLWLAPYAADKHSRLVKTHPDWIIRNDSGIPANSSNCGKFFYGLDATNPAVRTYVYECIRRAVHSWGFDVLKIDFLYAACLEGNGKHDLSLSRAQTMDLAMQAIRDAAGPNVFLIGCGCPVGSGIGYVDGMRVSADTGPTWYPALPLPWWDHGTLPCLRSMVRNSMSRAPLGHRWWHNDPDCLLLGESTRLTDEEVASAASVVAMTCGMMLLSDDLTKVSVARTNILTKIFPMTGVTAVVLDLHSASDGLPSLLRLWCTDKYDLLDSFRERMVVSAQDHNAEATYFARQSSSYHPDKDQQHPIERQRSCIHVTKGLGTWTVVSVSNWSDRTAVVNLPPPALLPPPMTGWEQGDEEPESFLQTPEEVDCEQHGCHAFGFWSSKYTWLPNQKYNDNGQGPERILRRKLVAHETEIYHIKAVTPDAAQYVGSDLHFSCGHEVLYFRAQKNQVSVTLKTKYHRVGHIFLFLPCINTNSVKVTVNGEAGRWHAVGNVPNGHDNGHAQLIGRVFRVAVVVHANGRPQDGQVKVEF; the protein is encoded by the exons ATGACTTCTGGGCAGACGAGTATGCCGGGaaaggaagaggacgaagaagaatggATCTTTACTTTGCGGATTCCTTCGTCCTCCGCCAAGGATGCTGCTGGCGGGGTCTACGAACTTAGTCAATCCCAGCCGCCACCGACCTTATCTACTCACGCTAGCAGTAGTGGTAGCTTCATGAACACCAACAATAGCAATGATTCTGTTTCTGTAGACGAAACGGCTGAGCAAGAAGCCCTCTTGGTTGCGGGGGCTGCAACACAGCAGATAATTCGACCGCCTTCTCAGCACTCATCCGCGAACCGTAACACCGACTGCGCTACCGATATCCCGTCTGGTTGGACTTGGCAAAGCCCTTATTGGAGTTTGCAGTCTGATGTTGTCCTGCAAGCGACTTACC CCTGTTTGCCGGTCATTCCAGATGCATTGCAGAAAGCCTGGGAGGGCCACGTCCATAATATGCGCCAGGCCCACGATTCCAACCTTAGCAACAAAAATTCCTCCTCTCACACCGCAAGCAAGTCAGATACGGTCGCCGGTCCTACTATAATCTTTTGTTTGCCTACCAAACAAGTTGATCCCCCTTTATTATGGAAGGTAGAATTTGGTGGTGCTAGCAATATGTCACAAACGCCTATTGCTCTGGAAAATCTGACTGTTTTGGACGGGCAACTGCAGCAATTTAGGAACACCGTTCCCTCACCCACACATATTTACATTCACGGATATCAGTCTTGGTCTTTTGCCGGTTCTATTGTGAAAGGGCAAGATCAACCGCAGTCGGCCATGCCCGACTTTTTAAGTCGGGCCTTCAATTATGGCGGTTCGCCTCCACCCGTCTCCGACGATGTTCTTACGTACGTGCCACCCTTGTCGCATAATCATATTCATCGCGACAACGACGGCGATGCCTACACGGGCCCGCAATCCTGGAAAACACATTACCAGTCCGACTTTTTTACTTGCGTCACGTCCGATGGAACGATTCCGTCGTTTTGGACATCACGTCGCGAAAAgcaatttccttttcaagcTTTGGACGAGACAGGTGGACCCGGACTAGTATTGGGGTGGCTGTCACAACGCGAACAGTACGGCGTCATTATGGCCGATGTGGATTTAAGGCGGTATGCCATGCACGTTTCCGGGCACGGACAAATAATTTGGGGCCGTGGCTCTGGTTCGACAACCACAAATACCATTGCTCTAGAGACTGATTGGGCCTATGCACAACTGATCGCCCCACATTCATACGACGAAGAACCCATGGTGCACTACCTCGAAGCAGCAGCGGGTTACAATCAAGCCCGACCGCTCCGCAACGGCTCGTTACTCACCGGGTGGTGCTCATGGTACCATTTTTACGAAAATATTACGGCCG CTTGGGGCGACTGGGATTCAGTCAAACCCGGTGCCTTTCCGCAAGGCATGGCGGCTGTCGCTCGTGATATTGTTGCACAAGGTGGTATGCGCGCCGGATTGTGGTTGGCCCCGTACGCAGCCGACAAGCACTCTCGTTTGGTAAAAACCCATCCCGATTGGATTATTCGCAACGACTCTGGTATTCCGGCAAATTCATCCAATTGTGGAAAGTTTTTTTACGGACTGGACGCCACCAATCCAGCTGTCCGGACCTATGTGTACGAATGCATCCGACGTGCGGTACACAGTTGGGGTTTCGACGTCCTTAAGATTGACTTCCTTTACGCCGCTTGTCTGGAAGGCAACGGTAAGCACGATTTGTCGCTGAGCCGGGCGCAGACGATGGATCTCGCCATGCAAGCCATTCGAGATGCTGCAGGTCCCAATGTGTTTTTGATAGGCTGTGGTTGCCCAGTTGGATCTGGTATCGGCTACGTGGATGGCATGCGGGTTTCAGCTGATACAGGTCCAACTTGGTATCCCGCTTTACCGCTTCCGTGGTGGGATCATGGGACTCTACCTTGTTTGCGGTCAATGGTCCGTAACAGTATGAGCCGAGCACCGTTGGGACATCGATGGTGGCACAACGATCCGGATTGCTTGCTATTGGGTGAAAGCACCCGCCTTACGGACGAAGAAGTAGCGAGTGCGGCCTCGGTTGTGGCCATGACGTGCGGTATGATGCTTCTTTCAGATGATTTGACCAAGGTCAGCGTGGCGCGGACCAATATTTTGACCAAAATTTTCCCCATGACTGGTGTTACGGCCGTTGTCTTAGATTTGCACAGTGCGAGTGACGGCTTGCCAAGTTTATTGCGACTCTGGTGTACGGACAAGTACGACTTGTTGGATTCGTTTCGTGAGCGTATGGTGGTGAGCGCGCAAGACCACAATGCGGAAGCGACTTACTTTGCGCGGCAGTCGTCATCGTATCATCCTGATAAGGACCAACAGCATCCGATCGAACGCCAACGTAGCTGTATTCACGTGACAAAAGGTCTGGGAACGTGGACGGTTGTTTCGGTCAGTAATTGGTCCGATCGGACCGCTGTGGTTAACTTACCTCCTCCTGCTTTGTTACCTCCGCCCATGACTGGATGGGAGCAAGGCGATGAGGAGCCAGAATCATTTTTGCAGACTCCTGAagaagttgactgtgagcagcACGGTTGCCACGCCTTTGGATTCTGGTCGTCCAAGTACACTTGGTTGCCCAACCAAAAATACAACGACAATGGGCAAGGCCCGGAACGAATTCTTCGTCGAAAGCTAGTTGCTCACGAGACGGAAATCTATCATATTAAAGCCGTAACACCTGACGCAGCGCAATACGTTGGCAGTGATTTGCACTTTTCCTGCGGACACGAGGTCCTGTACTTTCGGGCACAGAAGAATCAAGTCAGTGTCACTCTCAAAACGAAATACCATCGTGTCGGGcacattttccttttcctccccTGTATTAATACGAATTCTGTCAAAGTGACTGTCAACGGAGAAGCTGGGCGATGGCATGCGGTAGGAAATGTACCGAACGGGCACGACAACGGACATGCCCAACTGATTGGACGAGTCTTCCGGGTGGCGGTCGTCGTGCACGCCAATGGCCGTCCACAAGATGGACAAGTCAAGGTTGAGTTTTAA